Proteins co-encoded in one Nitrospira sp. genomic window:
- a CDS encoding NAD(+) kinase — protein MKSKSIGILTKPKFPEVRDTLLGVAAWLRARNIDVLLDTISAALLNEVGGIPKTQLAQKADVLLVLGGDGTILNAARLAAERSIPILGVNMGGLGFLTEVRLDNLYPSLERVFANDFTLDERLMLATHVHRHGETVARGIVLNDVVISKGTLARMIELHIAIDGQFVTNLRGDGLIIGTPTGSTAYSLSAGGPIMNPALQALILTPICPHTLTHRPLIVPGNVVIEVTLTSKDEGSMATLDGQVGVSITQGDTAVIETSDYRTQLIRFPESHYYEVLREKLKWGHA, from the coding sequence ATGAAAAGTAAAAGCATAGGAATCTTAACCAAGCCCAAGTTCCCCGAAGTAAGAGACACGCTACTCGGCGTGGCTGCCTGGCTCCGTGCCCGTAACATTGATGTCTTGCTCGATACTATATCTGCAGCACTCTTGAACGAGGTCGGAGGAATTCCCAAGACTCAACTGGCTCAGAAAGCCGATGTTCTCTTGGTGCTCGGAGGGGACGGCACTATTCTCAATGCTGCACGGCTCGCAGCAGAACGGAGCATTCCCATCTTGGGTGTCAATATGGGAGGCCTGGGCTTCTTGACGGAAGTCCGATTGGACAACCTCTATCCTTCCCTCGAACGGGTATTTGCCAACGATTTTACTCTTGATGAACGACTGATGCTGGCCACCCACGTCCATCGGCATGGGGAAACCGTTGCGAGAGGCATCGTACTCAACGATGTCGTCATCAGCAAAGGGACCCTGGCTCGCATGATTGAACTCCACATCGCCATTGATGGCCAGTTCGTGACGAATCTGCGAGGGGACGGCCTGATCATTGGCACACCGACAGGCTCAACAGCCTACTCGCTCTCAGCCGGAGGGCCTATCATGAACCCCGCCCTGCAGGCGCTCATCCTGACGCCAATCTGCCCACACACACTGACGCATCGCCCATTAATCGTACCGGGCAACGTCGTCATTGAAGTGACGCTCACGAGTAAGGATGAGGGATCGATGGCCACACTTGATGGGCAGGTCGGTGTCTCCATCACACAAGGAGACACCGCAGTCATTGAAACTTCAGACTATCGGACCCAATTGATCAGATTTCCAGAAAGTCACTACTACGAAGTGTTGCGGGAAAAACTCAAATGGGGACATGCGTGA
- the radA gene encoding DNA repair protein RadA translates to MKSKIVFSCQTCGHQAPRWLGRCPDCGGWNTMKEERQAATGKGRPAAMKTAQPKATPIGDIEVVGEDRRLTGIGEFDRVLGGGVIPGSVILIGGDPGIGKTTLLLQALPRLATKAAPVLYVSGEESPRQIKMRGQRLGIEHPHLLILAETSLEQILKTVQEIEPAAVVVDSIQTVYTEQITSAPGSISQVQEVAGQLMWFAKRAGVPVFIIGHVTKEGAIAGPRLLEHIVDTVLYFEGDKGHSYRILRAVKNRFGSTNEIGVFEMKDVGLEEVNNPSELFLAERPQRSTGSVVVSSLEGTRPILVELQALVSSTTYAMPKRMANGVEVTRVSLLLAVMEKRLGVHLSGQDVYVNIVGGMHVDEPAIDLGIVAAVTSSLREMPVEPRTLLLGEVGLGGEVRAVSQAELRIREAAKMGFKRCILPERNLAKLDPIDGMELIGIQEVREALDVVLA, encoded by the coding sequence TTGAAATCCAAGATAGTCTTTTCTTGCCAAACCTGTGGACATCAGGCGCCACGGTGGCTCGGCCGCTGTCCTGACTGCGGCGGCTGGAATACGATGAAAGAGGAGCGGCAAGCGGCGACCGGAAAAGGTCGTCCTGCTGCGATGAAGACAGCTCAGCCCAAGGCCACGCCCATCGGTGACATCGAAGTCGTGGGAGAGGATCGTCGGCTCACCGGGATTGGTGAATTCGATCGAGTTCTGGGAGGTGGAGTCATTCCGGGCTCGGTAATTTTGATCGGGGGCGATCCTGGAATTGGCAAGACGACGCTGCTCTTGCAGGCCTTGCCACGGTTAGCGACAAAGGCAGCGCCGGTTCTCTACGTTTCCGGAGAAGAGTCTCCCCGGCAGATCAAGATGCGTGGGCAACGGCTGGGTATTGAACATCCCCATCTGCTGATCTTGGCTGAAACCTCCCTTGAGCAGATTCTGAAAACGGTGCAGGAAATTGAGCCGGCCGCAGTGGTGGTCGATTCGATCCAAACGGTGTATACGGAACAAATTACCTCCGCTCCCGGTAGCATCAGCCAAGTTCAGGAAGTAGCTGGACAGCTCATGTGGTTTGCCAAGAGGGCTGGTGTGCCGGTTTTCATCATTGGGCATGTCACGAAAGAAGGGGCGATTGCAGGGCCACGGTTGCTGGAACATATCGTCGATACAGTGTTGTACTTTGAAGGAGATAAGGGGCACAGCTACCGGATTCTACGCGCCGTGAAGAATCGTTTTGGGTCGACGAACGAAATTGGGGTCTTCGAAATGAAGGATGTCGGACTCGAAGAGGTGAATAATCCATCGGAGTTGTTTCTGGCGGAACGTCCTCAACGGAGTACCGGGTCGGTGGTTGTGTCGAGCCTCGAAGGGACGAGGCCGATACTGGTTGAATTGCAAGCGTTGGTTTCCTCAACCACCTATGCGATGCCCAAGCGAATGGCGAACGGGGTGGAGGTCACTCGAGTGTCGCTGTTGCTCGCGGTCATGGAGAAACGGCTGGGGGTACATCTTTCCGGACAGGATGTGTATGTGAATATTGTGGGAGGGATGCACGTCGACGAGCCGGCGATTGACCTGGGGATCGTAGCCGCTGTCACATCGAGTTTACGGGAAATGCCTGTCGAGCCGAGGACGTTACTGTTGGGGGAGGTCGGTTTGGGTGGAGAGGTACGTGCCGTCAGTCAGGCTGAACTGCGTATTCGTGAGGCCGCGAAGATGGGGTTCAAACGGTGCATTCTGCCTGAACGAAATCTGGCGAAGCTCGATCCCATCGACGGCATGGAGCTCATTGGTATTCAGGAAGTGCGAGAGGCATTGGATGTGGTGTTGGCGTAG
- a CDS encoding polyprenol monophosphomannose synthase produces the protein MDEAYAVPNFELAEALITRGADSARIAIHSTENQSLGYSQVGAGTPLIPDSPFDFKQSILIVLPTYNERGNLEALVRAISQYLVADIVVVDDNSPDGTGELADQLSGRYGHVHVLHRPHKEGLGPAYLAGFTWALQRNYSLIIEMDCDFSHAPWDLPRLVHRSHTADLVIGSRYVPGGGTENWNARRRFVSRCGNSYVSLFLGSTIHDWTGGFRCYRRELLTRMNLATVRAKGYIFQVELAWRAMQLGADVDELPIRFCDRIEGQSKLGWQSIAEALMEVPHMYLFGLSSR, from the coding sequence ATGGATGAAGCCTACGCTGTACCCAACTTTGAACTCGCTGAAGCGCTAATCACCCGTGGCGCTGACAGCGCACGCATTGCTATTCATTCTACTGAAAACCAGTCTCTAGGATATTCCCAAGTGGGGGCAGGTACACCTCTCATCCCCGACTCACCGTTCGATTTCAAACAATCGATTCTCATTGTCCTCCCAACATACAATGAACGCGGCAATCTTGAGGCGCTTGTTCGGGCAATCAGTCAATATCTTGTCGCTGATATCGTAGTCGTTGATGATAACTCCCCAGACGGGACTGGAGAATTAGCCGATCAGCTCAGTGGTCGATATGGGCATGTACACGTCCTGCACCGGCCACACAAAGAAGGACTTGGGCCAGCCTATCTCGCGGGATTCACGTGGGCACTGCAGCGGAATTATAGTCTCATCATTGAAATGGATTGTGACTTCAGCCATGCGCCCTGGGACCTACCCCGCCTGGTACACCGAAGCCACACTGCCGACCTGGTGATCGGAAGTCGCTACGTGCCTGGCGGCGGGACCGAGAACTGGAACGCCCGCCGTCGTTTCGTTTCTCGCTGCGGGAATAGCTACGTCAGCCTCTTCCTGGGCTCGACCATCCACGACTGGACAGGAGGATTCCGCTGCTATCGTCGTGAGCTCTTGACGCGGATGAACCTCGCTACCGTCCGAGCAAAAGGGTACATCTTTCAAGTGGAGCTCGCCTGGCGGGCCATGCAGCTGGGTGCGGATGTGGATGAGCTACCCATACGCTTTTGTGATCGCATTGAAGGTCAAAGCAAGCTCGGCTGGCAGTCCATCGCCGAAGCGCTAATGGAAGTACCCCATATGTATCTTTTTGGCCTAAGCAGTCGATAA
- the tsaD gene encoding tRNA (adenosine(37)-N6)-threonylcarbamoyltransferase complex transferase subunit TsaD produces MSSFPNQPGFQPATQWRPCPVLGIESSCDETAAAVLSCAGEVLSNVVSSQVTVHEKFGGVVPELAARAHLGMINLVVEEALATAHVSKHALGAVAVTQGPGLAGALLVGVNYAKALSYGLGIPIVGVNHLQGHIASAWLADPTFPLSCIVLVVSGGHTHLYRHEVGGRCTLLGHTRDDAAGEAFDKGAQMLGLGYPGGPAVDRIARSGDPEAIRFPRFHRAKNSLEFSFSGLKTALLYKLREMDGSLRPDQTADLAASYQEAIVQVLATKAFVALRQSNLTALAVVGGVSANSRLRVLLSERAAREGIRLSLPAIEYCTDNAAMIASAGHQLLMNGERPYADLDISPTERFETIHEENQSHIGFSKG; encoded by the coding sequence ATGTCTTCCTTCCCCAATCAGCCTGGATTTCAACCTGCGACTCAATGGCGTCCGTGCCCGGTCCTTGGAATCGAGTCTTCATGCGATGAAACAGCTGCTGCCGTACTCAGTTGTGCCGGAGAGGTGCTTTCCAACGTTGTATCTTCACAAGTGACCGTCCATGAAAAGTTCGGAGGCGTCGTTCCAGAATTAGCCGCACGGGCCCATCTTGGGATGATCAATTTGGTTGTCGAAGAAGCCTTGGCGACCGCCCACGTCTCAAAACATGCTCTCGGTGCTGTGGCCGTCACCCAGGGACCTGGATTGGCTGGGGCGCTTTTAGTGGGAGTGAATTACGCCAAGGCCTTGAGCTACGGCTTGGGGATTCCGATCGTCGGAGTCAATCATCTGCAAGGCCACATCGCCTCCGCATGGCTTGCCGATCCGACATTCCCGTTGTCCTGCATTGTGCTGGTTGTATCGGGTGGCCACACTCATCTCTATCGCCATGAAGTCGGTGGTCGGTGTACCCTGCTGGGACACACTCGCGACGATGCCGCCGGTGAAGCGTTCGACAAGGGAGCCCAAATGCTTGGCTTGGGGTATCCAGGTGGACCGGCCGTTGATCGAATCGCACGTTCCGGAGATCCAGAGGCCATTCGATTTCCAAGATTCCACCGGGCAAAGAACAGTCTTGAGTTCAGTTTCAGTGGTCTGAAGACGGCGTTGTTGTATAAGCTACGAGAAATGGATGGTTCTCTGCGACCTGATCAGACCGCCGACTTAGCGGCCAGTTACCAAGAGGCTATTGTGCAGGTCTTGGCCACGAAGGCTTTTGTAGCCCTCAGGCAGTCAAACCTGACTGCGCTTGCAGTTGTAGGAGGGGTTTCAGCTAATTCACGGTTGAGGGTTTTGCTGAGCGAGCGTGCGGCACGTGAAGGCATTCGCCTATCGTTGCCGGCTATCGAGTATTGCACCGACAACGCTGCCATGATTGCCTCGGCGGGGCACCAGTTGCTGATGAATGGAGAACGACCATATGCAGATCTTGATATCAGCCCGACTGAGAGATTCGAGACGATTCATGAGGAAAACCAATCGCATATCGGTTTCTCTAAGGGATAA
- a CDS encoding Rrf2 family transcriptional regulator: MKLSKKSEYGLRALVELTLAHEKTTLQRRDIADRQHIPVEFLEQILLTLKRAGLVSSRRGVNGGYDLIKQPNDITLGQVIRILDGPLAPIGCVSKTAYQKCSDCPYANKTRCPVQHVMGTVRDAIAGILDHYSLADFAAGHPKG, from the coding sequence ATGAAACTCTCAAAGAAAAGTGAATACGGCCTCCGGGCGTTGGTGGAGCTCACGCTCGCTCACGAAAAGACCACGTTACAGCGCCGCGACATTGCCGATCGCCAGCACATCCCTGTTGAATTCTTGGAGCAGATTCTTCTCACGCTCAAACGAGCTGGACTCGTCTCCAGCCGACGTGGGGTAAACGGAGGATATGACCTGATTAAACAGCCGAACGATATCACCCTCGGTCAAGTCATACGTATCCTGGATGGTCCGCTGGCGCCAATCGGCTGCGTCAGCAAGACGGCGTACCAAAAATGCAGCGATTGTCCCTATGCGAATAAGACGCGTTGTCCCGTACAGCACGTAATGGGCACAGTCCGCGATGCGATTGCTGGGATCCTTGATCATTATTCGCTTGCCGACTTTGCTGCCGGCCATCCTAAAGGCTAA
- the rimI gene encoding ribosomal-protein-alanine N-acetyltransferase: MMSEFQIFPATPDVLPDILALEEACFSSPWTRKMLEAELTNNQFAHFLVARWREELIPQAEPTIIGYHCFWIVFEELRLMNLAVRESMRRRGVGKALVTEALRLGLEQAATRAVLEVRASNDPACSLYARLGFLKIGHRPRYYTNPIEDAVLMEMHPLVISSGQQLAKVLP, encoded by the coding sequence GTGATGTCTGAATTCCAGATTTTCCCAGCGACACCGGATGTGTTACCGGATATTCTTGCTTTGGAAGAGGCTTGCTTCTCATCCCCGTGGACGCGCAAAATGCTCGAGGCTGAGTTAACAAACAATCAATTTGCACATTTTCTTGTTGCAAGGTGGCGAGAGGAGTTGATACCACAGGCCGAACCCACGATTATCGGGTACCATTGCTTCTGGATTGTCTTTGAAGAGCTGCGATTGATGAATTTGGCGGTACGAGAGTCGATGCGGAGAAGAGGGGTTGGAAAAGCGCTTGTCACCGAAGCCCTTCGTCTGGGATTAGAACAAGCGGCTACTCGAGCCGTCCTCGAAGTCAGAGCCTCGAACGATCCAGCGTGTTCTCTCTATGCTCGTCTAGGTTTTCTCAAGATTGGTCATCGCCCTCGTTACTACACGAATCCCATTGAAGATGCCGTGCTGATGGAAATGCATCCGCTCGTGATATCGAGTGGCCAGCAGCTGGCAAAGGTTTTACCTTAG
- a CDS encoding ATP-dependent Clp protease ATP-binding subunit, translating into MFERFTDKGRKIIILAREEAERHQNDYLGTEHLVLAILRESDGIALMILKKMGLSTEQIRLEIERNLPGGGTTMTFGEIPFSPRVKKVIEYGVEEARLLGHNHIGSEHLLLGLLREEEGIGGKILRSLGANLLTARQLTVTFLRKSAPRERDRKSNTPALDEFGRDLTQMAQEGQLDPVIGRADEIERVLQILSRRSKNNPVLIGESGVGKTAIVEGLAQRIIQSEVPDNLLSRRVIALDLGSLVAGTKYRGQFEERLKVVMKEIVQAGNIIIFIDELHTLVGAGAAEGSIDASNMLKPALSRGEIQCIGATTLDEYRKHIEKDGALKRRFQPIHVQPPNLDETVLIIQGLRDRYEEHHGVEITEDAIVEAVKLADRYITDRFLPDKAIDLIDETGSRAKLQTYALPSELKAMEQELKKVSREKELSISMQNFEEAVRHREEEERLRKLLDESKREWKKNQEKNKPVIGKEDVAYVVSKMTGIPLFKLEEEESNKLLRMEEFLHKRVIGQNEAISAVARAIRRSRAGLKEAKKPIGSFIFLGPTGVGKTELARTLAEFLFNSEDALIRVDMSEYQEKFTSSRLFGAPPGYVGYEEGGQLTEKVRRRPYSVVLFDEIEKAHPDVFNVLLQVLDDGVLTDSLGRKIDFKNTVVIMTSNIGTKMIQKGVSLGFQSTEGEAARRKKEEVLGELRKSFSPEFLNRIDEIVIFHQLEKEQLYSILDILLRELNLRLLDKGIEIEVDDEVKQWLIKEGYEPLYGARPMRRAIQRAIGDPLSDELIRGRFKESRKVKVVLRDGAPAFIEQEAMAGV; encoded by the coding sequence ATGTTCGAACGATTCACGGACAAAGGTCGAAAGATCATCATCCTCGCACGCGAGGAGGCCGAGCGGCACCAAAATGACTATCTAGGGACTGAACATCTCGTCCTGGCCATCCTCCGTGAGTCTGATGGCATTGCCCTTATGATTCTGAAAAAGATGGGGCTTTCTACTGAGCAGATCAGGTTGGAAATCGAGCGAAATCTGCCCGGTGGTGGAACGACGATGACGTTTGGGGAAATCCCATTTAGCCCACGCGTGAAGAAGGTCATTGAATATGGTGTTGAAGAGGCTCGCCTGTTGGGCCACAACCACATCGGTAGTGAACACCTGCTTCTTGGACTGTTGCGGGAAGAAGAGGGGATCGGTGGGAAAATTCTTCGGAGTTTGGGCGCGAATCTTCTGACGGCGCGTCAGCTGACCGTCACATTTTTGCGGAAATCTGCTCCACGTGAGCGTGATCGAAAGAGCAATACCCCGGCGTTGGATGAGTTTGGCCGTGATCTGACACAGATGGCTCAAGAAGGTCAATTGGACCCGGTGATTGGTCGAGCTGATGAAATCGAACGTGTGTTGCAAATTCTCAGTCGGAGAAGTAAAAACAATCCCGTCCTTATCGGCGAGTCTGGTGTGGGAAAGACCGCGATTGTCGAGGGACTAGCTCAACGCATCATTCAATCTGAAGTTCCTGACAACCTGCTCTCTCGTCGGGTCATCGCCTTGGATCTAGGGTCGCTCGTGGCAGGCACAAAATATCGTGGACAGTTTGAAGAACGCCTCAAGGTGGTCATGAAGGAGATTGTCCAAGCGGGCAATATCATTATCTTCATCGATGAACTTCACACCCTCGTTGGGGCTGGGGCTGCGGAAGGGTCTATTGATGCTTCCAATATGTTGAAGCCGGCCTTATCGCGCGGCGAGATTCAATGCATTGGGGCTACGACCTTGGATGAGTACCGAAAGCATATTGAAAAAGACGGTGCCTTGAAACGGCGATTCCAACCCATCCATGTTCAGCCGCCCAATCTCGATGAAACGGTCCTCATTATCCAAGGGCTTCGGGATCGATACGAAGAGCATCATGGAGTGGAAATCACGGAAGATGCCATTGTTGAGGCTGTGAAGTTGGCGGATCGGTACATCACCGACCGGTTCCTTCCGGACAAGGCGATTGATTTGATCGACGAAACGGGCTCGCGTGCCAAACTTCAGACCTACGCCCTCCCTTCTGAATTGAAAGCAATGGAGCAAGAGCTGAAGAAGGTGTCGCGAGAGAAGGAGCTCTCGATCTCCATGCAGAATTTCGAAGAGGCCGTACGGCATCGTGAGGAAGAGGAGCGGCTGCGCAAGCTGCTCGACGAATCGAAGCGAGAATGGAAGAAGAATCAGGAAAAGAACAAGCCTGTGATCGGTAAAGAGGATGTCGCCTATGTTGTCTCAAAAATGACCGGTATTCCGCTCTTTAAGTTGGAAGAAGAAGAGTCCAACAAGCTCTTGCGCATGGAGGAGTTTCTCCATAAACGAGTCATCGGTCAAAATGAGGCGATCTCTGCGGTTGCTCGTGCCATCCGTCGTTCTCGTGCCGGTTTGAAGGAAGCCAAGAAGCCCATTGGCTCGTTCATCTTTCTCGGGCCCACAGGTGTCGGAAAAACGGAATTGGCCAGGACATTGGCAGAGTTTCTGTTCAACAGCGAAGATGCGTTGATTCGTGTCGATATGTCTGAATACCAGGAAAAATTTACAAGTTCGCGGCTCTTCGGTGCGCCTCCCGGCTATGTGGGGTATGAAGAAGGAGGGCAGCTGACCGAGAAAGTCCGCCGTCGGCCTTATTCTGTCGTATTATTCGATGAAATTGAGAAGGCGCATCCGGATGTGTTCAATGTTCTCCTTCAAGTATTAGACGACGGCGTGCTGACCGATAGTCTTGGACGAAAGATTGACTTCAAAAATACGGTTGTCATTATGACGTCCAACATCGGGACGAAAATGATTCAGAAGGGTGTTTCTCTTGGTTTTCAGAGCACAGAGGGCGAAGCCGCGCGTCGGAAGAAGGAAGAAGTACTCGGAGAGCTTCGGAAGTCGTTCAGTCCAGAGTTCCTGAACCGGATCGACGAAATCGTGATCTTCCATCAGCTGGAAAAAGAGCAGCTCTACAGCATCTTGGATATCCTGCTCCGTGAGTTGAACCTCCGCCTATTGGATAAAGGGATTGAGATTGAGGTCGATGATGAAGTCAAGCAATGGCTTATCAAAGAGGGTTATGAGCCGTTGTACGGAGCGAGGCCAATGCGTCGGGCGATTCAACGTGCCATCGGTGACCCGCTCTCCGATGAGCTCATCAGAGGACGCTTCAAAGAAAGCCGCAAAGTGAAAGTGGTTCTGCGGGATGGAGCCCCGGCTTTCATCGAGCAGGAGGCCATGGCTGGAGTCTAG
- the tsaB gene encoding tRNA (adenosine(37)-N6)-threonylcarbamoyltransferase complex dimerization subunit type 1 TsaB — protein sequence MKILAVETATTWQSVAILEDDCILAMHEQEAGGAQGSLLLPTIDRLFSQSGLRLGDLTGLACSIGPGSFTGIRVGIATCLGLRGATGLPLTLVPTLEAMARNVDAATVPVCPILVSRRGEVYWAIFRWTGNGQFDRVVSEQVGPPGALAQSLTEPTLVFGAGWSSMESEIRAALPVSVTVTVGSHDVFKPSAIHVARIGLERLRCGEIAGDLVMPLYVQRTEAEIQYERSGGVSSVARRRQRVETKVAERLARGRRRSDRQDM from the coding sequence ATGAAGATCCTTGCGGTTGAAACAGCCACGACGTGGCAGAGTGTCGCGATTCTTGAAGACGACTGCATTCTAGCGATGCATGAGCAAGAGGCCGGTGGTGCGCAGGGCTCCCTCCTTTTGCCCACGATCGATCGATTGTTCTCTCAGTCCGGATTGCGGCTTGGCGATCTCACTGGTCTTGCCTGTTCGATCGGGCCAGGCTCGTTTACCGGTATCCGAGTGGGTATTGCCACGTGCCTAGGACTTCGGGGAGCCACTGGTCTTCCTCTCACGCTCGTACCGACACTGGAAGCCATGGCGAGGAATGTTGACGCGGCAACCGTTCCCGTCTGTCCAATACTGGTCAGTCGTCGTGGGGAAGTGTACTGGGCGATTTTCCGTTGGACAGGGAATGGGCAATTCGATCGTGTTGTCAGTGAACAGGTTGGCCCCCCAGGAGCCCTTGCGCAGAGTCTCACCGAACCTACATTGGTATTCGGGGCTGGCTGGTCGTCGATGGAATCAGAGATTCGAGCGGCATTGCCTGTATCGGTCACTGTGACGGTGGGATCACACGACGTCTTCAAACCGTCGGCTATTCACGTTGCGCGCATCGGGCTGGAACGACTTCGATGTGGTGAAATTGCCGGAGATCTGGTGATGCCGCTGTATGTCCAGCGGACCGAAGCAGAAATCCAATACGAACGGTCTGGAGGTGTGTCATCTGTTGCGAGACGCCGACAGCGGGTTGAAACTAAAGTTGCCGAACGATTGGCTCGTGGGCGTCGGCGGTCGGATCGGCAGGATATGTGA
- the tatC gene encoding twin-arginine translocase subunit TatC: MEQAIHPLASHIQGVKRRLIIIGATVLGALVLTFSFSAEMVAWLNRPFSNQLAFYGPTEALFASIKVSLLAALILSLPVIFYQCWKFIEPALLQKEQRWAIPLFMVAGGLFAVGLVFCNVVILPLVIDLFVSFGLDRDITPQLSVGTYIDFNVKFLLIFGCAFELPLIMSLVAMTGVVSADMFARYRKHAILLCLIVSAIVTPDATLFTMLLMAVPLMTLYEIGILGARIFGRKPDSGGIDLPLDPDLPMNTAGTRLR; encoded by the coding sequence ATGGAACAGGCCATTCATCCGCTCGCCTCCCACATCCAAGGCGTCAAGAGACGACTGATCATCATTGGTGCGACGGTCTTGGGTGCGCTGGTGCTGACCTTCTCTTTTTCCGCTGAAATGGTGGCATGGCTCAACCGGCCCTTTTCAAACCAACTGGCTTTTTATGGCCCAACGGAGGCGCTGTTCGCTTCGATCAAGGTGTCGTTGTTGGCAGCCCTCATTCTCAGTTTGCCGGTCATTTTCTATCAGTGTTGGAAGTTTATCGAGCCCGCTCTGTTGCAGAAAGAACAGCGCTGGGCGATCCCGTTATTCATGGTGGCTGGGGGGCTGTTCGCGGTAGGGCTGGTCTTCTGCAATGTCGTGATTTTGCCGCTCGTGATCGATCTGTTCGTGAGTTTCGGACTCGATCGTGATATCACTCCGCAGCTGAGCGTGGGTACCTATATTGATTTTAACGTGAAATTTCTTCTCATCTTTGGCTGTGCGTTTGAGCTACCCTTAATCATGAGTCTTGTGGCAATGACTGGAGTGGTATCAGCGGACATGTTCGCTCGATACCGCAAACATGCCATTTTGTTGTGTCTCATTGTCTCTGCCATCGTGACTCCTGATGCCACGCTCTTTACCATGCTGTTGATGGCGGTTCCGCTGATGACGCTGTATGAGATCGGGATTCTCGGCGCTCGAATTTTCGGGCGAAAGCCGGACTCAGGGGGGATCGATTTGCCGCTTGACCCGGATCTGCCGATGAATACCGCTGGAACGAGGCTACGATGA
- a CDS encoding peptidylprolyl isomerase yields MAEIGEKIRATIAVTSKGQPMGEIVLRFFSDVAPGHVNNFMKLSKDGFYNGTTFHRVIPGFMIQGGDPNSKNSDRSSHGMGGPGHKVKAEFNSTPHKRGIVSMARSNDPDSAGSQFFICVADANFLDWQYTAFGEVVSGMEVADKIVTMKRDGQDNPLERAEMTVTISEG; encoded by the coding sequence ATGGCTGAGATAGGCGAGAAAATACGGGCAACAATAGCCGTGACAAGTAAGGGACAACCCATGGGAGAAATCGTACTCAGGTTTTTCTCGGATGTGGCGCCTGGTCACGTTAATAACTTTATGAAGCTTTCCAAGGATGGGTTTTACAATGGGACGACGTTTCACCGTGTTATTCCTGGGTTTATGATTCAGGGAGGGGATCCCAACAGTAAGAATTCAGACCGGTCATCCCACGGAATGGGTGGACCTGGTCATAAAGTAAAGGCGGAGTTTAATAGTACGCCACACAAGCGAGGTATTGTCTCGATGGCCCGTTCGAACGATCCGGATAGCGCTGGATCACAGTTCTTTATTTGTGTCGCAGATGCCAATTTTCTCGATTGGCAATACACGGCCTTTGGGGAGGTGGTCAGCGGAATGGAGGTAGCCGATAAGATTGTCACGATGAAGCGTGACGGGCAAGACAATCCGCTGGAGCGAGCCGAGATGACCGTCACGATCAGTGAGGGGTAA
- a CDS encoding V-type ATPase 116kDa subunit family protein, with amino-acid sequence MLTEDAIVEQLRHSNTEFRELEASHHRLDLELNELQKRHVLTPSEEIEKKRMQKEKLVKKDKLAELIRLHREHRLEPAR; translated from the coding sequence ATGTTGACGGAAGATGCGATTGTTGAACAACTTCGCCACTCCAACACCGAATTTCGCGAACTCGAAGCGTCCCACCATCGCCTGGACCTTGAACTGAACGAGCTGCAGAAGCGCCATGTCTTGACCCCGTCGGAAGAAATCGAGAAAAAGCGGATGCAAAAGGAAAAATTGGTGAAGAAAGACAAGCTTGCAGAACTGATTCGTCTCCACCGTGAGCACAGGCTCGAACCGGCGCGGTAG